The Streptosporangiales bacterium DNA segment TACAACGGCAGGCGTGCGGCCGACGTGTGGCGTTCGACCGGCGGACTGACCACCGGATCAGTGCACGCCCAGCGCGACGGCATCATCACCAGGGGCGTGCTGCTCGACGTCGCCGGCGTCCGCGGCGTGCCGTACCTGCCGCCTGGCGACACCGTCACCCCCGACGATCTGACGGCCGCCGAGGAGCGTGCGGGCGTACGTGTCGAGACCGGCGACGCGATCTTCGTGCACGTGGGCGTGGAGCGGCGCGAGGCCGAGCACGGCATCGAGGATCCGAGCCTGCGCGCGGGGCTCGACGCCGCGTGCCTACCGTGGCTCTTCGACCGCGAGGTGGCGGTGTACAGCGGCGACTGCGTCGAGCGGGTCCCGTACCCCAGCGAGGCGGTTCCGCTGCCACTGCACCAGATCGGGCTGGTCGCGATGGGACTGGTGCTGCTCGACTGCCCGCGCCTCGCCGACCTCGTCGCGACCTGCACAGAGCTGGAGACGAGCGCGTTCCTGCTCACCGTCGCCCCGTTACGCATCCCCGGCGGCACCGGATCCGCGGTCAACCCGCTGTGCCTGTTCTGAGAGGCCGACCGCCGGAGGAGTCCTAGGGTGGGTGGATGACGCAGAGCACGCCGCCGCAGCGGGGCACCCAGGCGAAGGTCACGCTCGCCGACGTGGCGACGCTGGCCCGGGTCGACCGGTCGGTGGTGTCACGGGTGATCAACGGCGACCCGCGGCTCAACGTGCGCCCGGAGACCAGGCAGCGCGTGCTCGACACCGTCGAGAAGCTCGGTTACCGGCCCAACGCGGCGGCTCGCAGCCTGCGTACCGCGCGCGCGTACATGTACGGCCTGTTCATCCCCGACTTCGCGAACCCCGTCTACGCCGAGATCATCAAGGGCGCCGAAGCGGCCGCCGGCCGGCTCGGGTTCGGGCTGATGACCGCGAGCTCGGTGGGCGTGGGACTCGGCGTCGAGCACTACGCCGACCTGCTCGCCCAGGGCCGCGTCGACGGCATGCTCTTCGCAGGAGAGGAGTCCGGGCGCGAGCTGGAACGGTTGCGGGACAGGCGGATCCCGTGGCTGCTCGTCAACCGCCGCGTCGAGGGCTCGGACCGTTACGTCATCCTCGACGACGAGGACGGCAGCAAGCGCGCCGTCGAGCACCTCGTGTCGCTCGGCCACGTGCGCATCGGCCACGTCGCCGGCCCCGAGATCGCCGACACCGCACGCCGGCGCAAGGCGGGCTACGTCGCGGCCATGACGCGCGCCGGCCTCGACCCCGACCCGCGCCTGGTCGTCCACGCCGACTACACGCCGACCGGCGGCGCCGAGGCGATGACGGCGCTGCTCGCCGTCGACCCGCCGCCCACCGCCGTGTTCGTCGCCAACGCCGCGTCCGCCGTCGGCTGCCTGCACGCCGCACACCTGCAAGGATTCACCGTGCCGCGCGACGTCTCCGTGGTCGCCGTGCACGACATGGCGTTCGCGAGTCACCTCACCCCGGCGCTGACAACCGTACGGATGCCCCTGGAGCAACTGGGCCGCCGCGCCCTGGAGGTGCTGGCGTCCCACGGTCCCGACGAGCCGATCCGCGAGGTCGTCACCGAGCCGGTCGAGATGCTGGTGCGCGACTCGACGGCTCCCCCGCGCCCCTCGTGACGGCAGCGACTCAGTGCGCCTCGCAGCGGCGGGAGAGGCGGACCAGGGCGTAGGCCGTAAGGCTCACGGACAGCGGGAGCAGCGGCGGCGCGACCGCCGTCGCCATCGCCGCCATGGCGATGACCGCCATGCCGAGCACCGTGGTGACGGGGTGGCGGACGGCGAGCGCCGCGGAGTCGCGCAGCAACGTCCGGCGCGACGACCCGTCCCTGGCGAGGAGCGCGAACACCTGGACGAGCATGGCGGTGAGGATCAGCGCCGCGGCGACCGCGACGCCGAGGACGAGGGCGCGAAACGGCGCGCCGTCGGCTCGGAGGCCGTAGCTGACGTCGACCACCAGCACCGCGGCCGCGACCAGGGCGAGCACGCCGACGACAAGGCTCTCCCGCCAGCGCCGCCTGAAGCCCTCGACGAACGTCGCCCAGACCGGCGGCGGTCCCTCGTCCCATGCGCTCATCACCGTGAACAACGCCACCGTCGCCGGCCCTATGGTCACGACGGGCACGCACGCGACTACCCACAGGATGCCCGCACCGAGGACGCACCACAGTGCGTCGGCCGCCCGGCCGAGCGGCGTGCTCATGCGCCGGTCGCCTGCCCGCTCAACGCGTTCCAGCACGAGACGAGGCGTACGAGACCCGCGTGGAGCACCTCGAACGGGACCGCGTAGCCGATCCGCAGCCACTCGTCGAGTGCGTCGTGACAGCTGAAGGTGGGTCCGGCGAGGACGTCGACGCCGGCGCGTCCGGCGCGTTCGGCGAAGGCGGTGGC contains these protein-coding regions:
- a CDS encoding cyclase family protein; its protein translation is MNDDAIVALFDRCSNTGRWGDDDELGTLNHITDAKRLAAAGLVRHGRTVSIGKDLSTVADRLNTVPMVHRLLYDQETPVSALDSVDVAPHGFAITHLDAVAHIFWRGNAYNGRRAADVWRSTGGLTTGSVHAQRDGIITRGVLLDVAGVRGVPYLPPGDTVTPDDLTAAEERAGVRVETGDAIFVHVGVERREAEHGIEDPSLRAGLDAACLPWLFDREVAVYSGDCVERVPYPSEAVPLPLHQIGLVAMGLVLLDCPRLADLVATCTELETSAFLLTVAPLRIPGGTGSAVNPLCLF
- a CDS encoding DUF624 domain-containing protein, with product MSTPLGRAADALWCVLGAGILWVVACVPVVTIGPATVALFTVMSAWDEGPPPVWATFVEGFRRRWRESLVVGVLALVAAAVLVVDVSYGLRADGAPFRALVLGVAVAAALILTAMLVQVFALLARDGSSRRTLLRDSAALAVRHPVTTVLGMAVIAMAAMATAVAPPLLPLSVSLTAYALVRLSRRCEAH
- a CDS encoding LacI family DNA-binding transcriptional regulator — translated: MTQSTPPQRGTQAKVTLADVATLARVDRSVVSRVINGDPRLNVRPETRQRVLDTVEKLGYRPNAAARSLRTARAYMYGLFIPDFANPVYAEIIKGAEAAAGRLGFGLMTASSVGVGLGVEHYADLLAQGRVDGMLFAGEESGRELERLRDRRIPWLLVNRRVEGSDRYVILDDEDGSKRAVEHLVSLGHVRIGHVAGPEIADTARRRKAGYVAAMTRAGLDPDPRLVVHADYTPTGGAEAMTALLAVDPPPTAVFVANAASAVGCLHAAHLQGFTVPRDVSVVAVHDMAFASHLTPALTTVRMPLEQLGRRALEVLASHGPDEPIREVVTEPVEMLVRDSTAPPRPS